The following are from one region of the Salvelinus namaycush isolate Seneca unplaced genomic scaffold, SaNama_1.0 Scaffold992, whole genome shotgun sequence genome:
- the LOC120043675 gene encoding equistatin-like: MAIFTIILLVSTAFALGDATIRPKTPCERARDAALNGPIGAFIPTCDAAGQYTPEQCSGSTGYCWCVNSSGQKIPGTETPPGTPRINCITQNATIRPKTPCERARDAALNGPIGAFIPTCDAAGQYTSVQCWGSTGYCWCVNSSGQKIPGTETPPGTPRINCITQNATIRPKTPCERARDAALNGPIGAFIPTCDAAGQYTPEQCSGSTGYCWCVTRTGQKIPGTETPPGTATNCYHLAICPP; this comes from the exons ATGGCGATATTCACCATCATTCTGCTTGTCAGCACAGCTTTTGCTCTGGGAG ATGCTACGATACGACCCAAGACCCCTTGTGAGCGTGCTAGAGATGCCGCGCTAAATGGCCCAATTGGAGCCTTCATACCCACGTGTGACGCCGCTGGACAATACACCCCTGAGCAATGTTCAGGCTCTACAg GTTACTGTTGGTGTGTGAACAGTTCTGGACAGAAGATCCCGGGTACTGAGACTCCTCCAGGCACTCCTAGAATCAACTGTATCACCCAGA ATGCTACGATACGACCCAAGACCCCTTGTGAGCGTGCTAGAGATGCCGCGCTAAATGGCCCAATTGGAGCCTTCATCCCCACGTGTGACGCCGCTGGACAATACACCTCTGTTCAATGTTGGGGCTCTACAg GTTACTGTTGGTGTGTGAACAGTTCTGGACAGAAGATCCCGGGTACTGAGACTCCACCAGGCACTCCTAGAATCAACTGTATCACCCAGA ATGCTACGATACGACCCAAGACCCCTTGTGAGCGTGCTAGAGATGCCGCGCTAAATGGCCCAATTGGAGCCTTCATCCCCACGTGTGACGCCGCTGGACAATACACCCCTGAGCAATGTTCAGGCTCTACAg GTTACTGTTGGTGTGTCACCAGAACAGGACAGAAGATCCCGGGTACTGAGACTCCACCAGGCACTGCTACCAACTGCTACCATCTAGCCATTTGTCCACCaat